In the genome of Hevea brasiliensis isolate MT/VB/25A 57/8 chromosome 14, ASM3005281v1, whole genome shotgun sequence, the window CAACAAGAACAGCCTGAAGAATAGGCCAACTTTAAGGTAAGCCAATATGTAGAAGGCATTATCTTAACCATTTTGCATAAGGACCATTTTCAAGCTACAAGAACATAGGGATGGTCATGAAGTCAGTTGTGCAGCTTGGTAGCTCACCTGGCTCTCCAATACAACTCCACCTTCAATTTCTTTCAGGTTGTTTTCTCTCAGTGTTGTTCCACTACTTACAAGGTCCAAAATAGCGTCAGCAATTCCCATCtaaaaagaaaacaataattCATATAATACATGTGGATGCATTCTAAGCACCATTTTCCAAGATGTGGAAGTGGAAGCCTCAAATCAAAAAAAAGAAAGTACAGCaggtaaaatatgaattaatagggCCATTATGTACCCTCATTACCAATTTTTTAGATTAAACTGAGCCCTCTCATCTTCATATTCCATTGCCTAAACCACAAGGCTACAAAAAATTTAACCTAGAGGATGTAAAAATGTCAAGAAAGTATGCATGTTCAACAAGCATGTTCAAAGCTTGTCAAGACAGTTTAATACCTGAATATTGACTCATCTATCAATaagtaaaaacaaataaaaagatgaAAATTTAAACACCACTCTTTCTGATGAAACATTTACAAGATGAATGAGGATAAAAGAAAACAGATAAGCAAATTTTTGCAGTTTGTTTATGCAGCatgcaaaaattaaactaaaattaaatcaaaattatctCCCAACCATCCTACTTGTGAGGTGATGCATCACATGCGGAGACAGCAATGAGGATTCAAAATAATCAATTAATGATAGCACTATGAATAATAAAAATGGTTCACTTGGTCCTACAACAAAGGATTACGTCTCACCGCAGGTGCAGCTTCCAATGCTCCATCAGCAGTTGAAAATATCACATGCTCCAGCCCATTTTCTTTCATAAACTTAGGACCCAGCTGTGGATAAATGAAGAAGAGAAATAAATCTTAACGGAACTGTATAACCAAAAGCTTACAAATTTCGTTACAATTAACTCATCATATATCATACATAAGTGAAGCCAGTAGCAACTCGCAGAGGTTTCTCAGCTGTCCATTGAGGCATTTGCGCtagctccctcattgattttacaTTTTCAAAAATCCCATAATTAGGAATCTGGGGCAAAAgaaatatataaattaagaatattaccaGTGAAAACTATGATATTAGCACGCTAAAGGTTTGGTTAGTCATTTGTGAAAAATGGGAAAAACTTACTGCAAAGGACAAACGGCAATCCCCATACTCAAGAGCATCATGAACAAGGATAAGATCCTCATTCCCCTGACAAAAGTTTTAGTTCAAATATCAATATCAGAAGTTAATGCACTCTTCCATATCCATATCACAGTACAGAAAAATATCCAGGAAAAACAGAATGATGGAATGATAATGATAAGCATGGCTGCAGGCAACAACTTGTCGTCAATTGCGCCAAAAACAacattttgaaattaaaattcacTATTTGAATAAACTTAAACAAAGTAGAGATTTGTGGAAGATATCCTATACTTCCACATATACTCAGGATCACACAGTCTATGAGTCCACAGCAATGTCCTAAAGTGTACACATGCCATTTTGCAGGTGGAAATGATTGGATGTCTTTCTACCATGTTTTAAGCCATCAGCAGTACTGGCCACTATATTCAAGAATCCTTCATTTGATTGGGATCAACTGAATGGAAAGCattaattaaaaacaaaaaaccATGCTTTCTGCCATTTCAACAAAGCATAATGATATGAAAATATTCCAGACTTTAAAAGGGTAATGACGTCAACAAATCTCCAAATGAAACAATTGAATAAGCATATTCCTTACCTTTCCATACTCACTGACTGTATCAAAACCCACAATTCCAAGGTCCAAATCTCCAGATAACAACTTCCGTACAATGTCTTTGGGTCGCTGAAACCAGACTTCCAAATTGGAGAGCTGTAGAAGAAGAATACTAATGAAACCTTTATCTATATCCATGAaccaaaagaataaaataaaataaaaagtactAAATTAAAACTTAGCATTTCCACTAATTTAATGATCTTATAaccatatatttaaaaaaatcagatataCAACTTAGGTAAACCACATTGCCAGCTCAAATaggaaaatttttattaaaaatttagacCACATTTAGCCTGCTTCAAGTATGTTCAAATACTTTCATCATGACTTGTCTTGAATTAGTTCAGAATAATATCTAGAATCAACAAGAGAGCACAAAGTTAAGCTTCATAAAGTTCTTGTTCTTCATATACCTGATACACCAAAAAGAAAATGGAGGAATGATAGTTAAATTAGAGTCATAATTACCTTATTTTCTTCCAGGTTTTCCAAAGATCCTGAAAAATTCATTCTGCATTTAACCCATTAAATTAAAGTCTTAACCTTCACCTGAACTCCTATTCACAATCATCAGGAACTAACTCAATTTGTTTTTGCTACCAAAGTTCTATCATGTAATTCATAACTAGTTTCTAAGTGAAAATACACCAACATTTGCAAGTTCTAAAGGAGCACTGGTCAGCACTTAGTTGGTAACTTTTCATTAATCACTTGTACCGATATGCACATTCCCAAGCcgtgaaaaaaaaaatccaaatctaTCTAAGCATAACTCTTCTTCAATCCTTTCGTTGAGGAATTCTGAAAATTACCTTATTTGTGCATGCTTATGAAATAGAAACTAGGgaagggagagaaagagagagagaagagagagacctGAGGAATTTCCGCAACATATTGTCGTGGATTGACCTGCTTGACGGACAATTGACAGTCCTTTACAGAGAAGAATCATAATTAAGAGGGTAAAAAATGTAAGAAAgaaatatacaaattcaaaataaatcctgTTTTCCAATTTAACATTTAATAGCCAACCAATCAGAATCATGTTTCATATTGTTTACAGCTGCCAAcgtaaattaaaacaaaaactgAACCTGTCAACTGAAGCGAACCCAAAATCCAATTCAAGTATTCtttaataataatactaataataataaaattgaagTACAGTTCTACTCCCATGAAACTAGAATTTTGCAATCCAATTGATTTTTGTTTAATcaattagaatttatttttttatttcaaaaaaaatcattttaaaagaaatacaaaTCATTGTGTGAATTGAATTCCTTGAAATTGAAACTAATTTTAAATTACTTAATTtaggaagaaaatccaaaatggtTAAGTCCTATCTTTTCCATCATTTCCTCACAATCCGAACACAATGCGAGCTGAATAGTTAATTCACCAAGAAACTAACTAAAAGCTAAAGCAGATTCCTATTGTAACGATTAGCGAATAGCCAAAGAAACTCAGCAAGAAAGTCAAATAACAAATCGAACTCAGCTACACCATAAAAttgatacatatatatatatatatatatatatatatatatatatatatatatatatataatacaatcAGCTCCGAATTTGCCTCTTTCCGTTTAATTTCCATCATTTTCTCAGGTGCCAAGCAAAAAAACTCAAAAACATACCTTGAGCAGATCAAGAGTATCAGAAGCCATACGGCCTTTACTAGGCAAACCTAGACGAACCTCATTCCTCTCAGAGACTCTAGTATCGATTCTGCCATCAACAACTGAGGCCTGAGACTGTGAGAAGCGACATACAACAGGTCTAAGAGACGAGATTGAAGGTCTTAGAGTGATTATACGAAAGGACGAAGAGGACGGGAAGAGAGAGGTGGAGTAAGAGAGGGAGGCGGCGGCGCATTGTTGGACTTTTGGCTGGAGAGGAGAAATAGACATGGCGTTTTAgattttagagagagagagagagagagagaaacgggAAGAGACGAGATTAGCCGGTGAGAAGAGAGAAATGCCGCCTTCGGTGGAAGCGAAGCGGCTATGTGAAAAGATGGGAGCAAAGGATCTGAAGGGAAGATACTGTTATCGGGTTTGATTCTGTTGTATTGAAGTGCGAGTGAGGCTAACTACGGCCGTATATATATGACCGGTCTGGATTAGGTCCAAAATCAGTCTGGTCAGACTCAAAACTAAAATCAATCAATGATTTGTTAATGATTTAGTACGATTTGatgcattaatttttttttaaaaaattatttttattattaaattatcttaatataaattaaattggaATAAATGAAAATCAACCTATGATAAGTATCCATATGTCACGGTaaataaaagtatatatatatatatatatatatatatatatatatatatatgtgcgcGCGCGATAAAAATAATACACTCACCTCTTTTAAGAGCACAATCAGcaagaaatcaaagaaaaattgattaataaaatttattatttttttatatatttaattgcgATAAATTCGAAATGCATTTTCCATTATTAGTTTCCCGTCTGATCCACTTCAATCTTGTGCTCAACTGCAGTGAATTTATCATACTCTTTATACAACTTGATAGTATCACCTACTCTGAGATTCCTGTGACGAACAAATGGAAGCCAAGTCCTTGAAGAAATAATAGACTTTGGGCGGTTATTTTCTGCGAATGGAACATTGAAAGCTCCAAAAAAAACCTCTATCGTCCTTGGCTTAGTGATGACTGTGTCCAAAACTTGGCAAATGTTTCCTTTGTGGGGACTGACAGCTTCTTCTCAACATCTATTTTGGTTAGTGACTTGCAGAATATGAGCAGTGATGATGAGGAGTTTGGGTGACTTGGAGCTGAAGATGAGGGCATGTTTACTTTGCTGGAAGGCTGTAGTACACGATCAGGATGCTTACATATGGAGGATGAGACTCGAAAGAACCTTTGCCATTTGTGTTTTGTAGTTTTaaacttttataattaaaatgagTAGGTCTGCAAACGAAGTGGTCTCCTGAAACTTTGTCAAAAATAACGGCTTGCATTTCATTTTCATtaagtaataaaattaattaaaattgaaataaaaataatattttattattaaaataaatatatatttttaattaaattaaattcttaattataaaattCTAGATTCCAACACTTTAATTAccgaattaattataatataagacataaataaaaaataatttaacccAACAAAGGCTTTTTTTTActcattatatatattaatttatgatTAATGATATATTAGTTAAATTATAATGCATCATAATGATAATTGTTTTATCAAATTATAATATACTGAGGCTTCTTctgtttaaaaaattaatttttataggaAAAATGTTTTTCATGGATaatgttttttaaaaaaatattttagaaaatatttttcattatcaaTTATAATGTTAAACCTATAGTatgtatttatataatatatatataagtattttcaCATTGTAATAAAACTATcaacatttaaaaaataaaaaataatttaattttccctTCAACTATAATCACAAAGACACATAAAGTTTtggaaattttttttaacattaggcctaatatatatataagtgtcAAGATATCTAACTCTATTGTGCTGAGTAGGGTGTTGTATAGAGTGAGGTATACTTTATGAATTACAAAGTTAATTTCTACTAACTAATAAatcgttttaaaaaaaaaatatgtattgATTAATTTGCTTCATTCAGTAATTGAAtttctcataaatggagatgaCAAATGGAAAAATTATCCTAGTTTGGATTATTTTATGTTTCATCTTTATTTGGATgactataatttaaataatttaaaataatttttcattggAATCACTATAAATaaatataagattttttttatcaaatatttattaaCTGAATCAATTTAAATATATCAACTTAAACAGAATCCATTCTAGAACATAAACTAAATAGATTTTCACTGCACATCACATCATAATGAGACACAAGAAGAGTATAAGAAACAATTCATCACCCTATATGGATGGATCATACAAAACAGAGAGTAAGAAACAGAGAAGAACAGGAAATGAACATTGCTGAACATTATTATTCATCATAGAGCAAAACTGGAGCAAATGgtaaaaggaaaagagaataagAAACAGAATTCTCTTTAGCATATATGGATTACAACAGAACAGCACAAGAAACAGAGCAACAGGAAACAAACATTCTTGAACATTACTAGTGATTACAGAGCAAAACTCGAGTAAAGAAGCAGCTTGGCTTGTTGACTTATTAGCGTATATATACCTTAATCAGCCGCTTGAACCACAAGCTTGAACTCCACTCCAGTGAATTCATCACGCTCTCTATATAAATGGAGGGTGTCGCAGACTTTGAGGTCCCAATAACGAACAAATGCAAGCCAGTTCCTGCAAGCAATAACAGGTCTTGGGTGCCCACTTCGGCGAATGGAACATTCGAAGCTCCAGAAGTAGCCTCCGTGATCCTTGGCTGGAATACACATCCGATGGCTGTCTCCGAAGTTTGGCAAATGTCTCAAGGCCTCTGTTGGTATTTCTAGTCTTTTCGCAATATCTGTTTTAGATAGTGGTTTGGAGAAAATGGGAGCCATTTGAAGCTACCGTGTTGctaatgaaatataaattaaaaatgttCAAGAGGAAACGATAAGCAGTGAAACAATTTCGTTCTTTATCTAAGCTAAAAAATTTCCATTCCCACTGCCACACTTTGCTTTAACTTCAACTCTGAGAAGCTTGCGAGAAATAAAATGATTGGTCTTTTTTCGGATTTTTGGATTGGGAAttaaagtgagaaagaaagagagcAAATTAAACAAAAGAACATACAGTAGCATATGCTCATCAATACCCTACCTGATGTTGCCCACTTGAATGATCCATCCATGCAAAAATCCAATCAAACCCTCTTTCTTTAAACTCAAAAATAAAAGATATGTCtaacataaattttaaaattttttaaatcatttttattgcataattatatatatatatatatatatatatatatatatatatatatatatatatatatatatatatataatttttaaaaataatttaccctttttctaaaatatcaaaaatttaattaaaaaaattaatgatttttaaaaatatatgataggATGAGAGGAATTTTATAATGTCCAAATTATAAAGATAAGgactttaaaattcttaaaatatgtagcataataatttttttttaagagatgaattaagattttaatagttgaaatttaaaattatttaaataaaagttgTTTATATGATAAGTTAATTTCTATgcaattgaaaatataaaaataaatattaaaaaaaatattccaATTGTAATTTCTTAAACACACTTACAAATGAGGTAACACATTTAAAGTCCTTTTTAAATTAGTTGACatatatcaataaaataataaataaaataaaataaaaacacttatatcaataaaataataaataaaaaaacatataaaatatatcaataaaataataaataaaataaaataaaataaaaacacatATACTATGTGACAATTTTATACAATATCATTCTTAAAATTCTTAGGCTTTAAATATAGGAAatgtttttaaaataaattttaattttcttttaaatatttttttatggcttaattatttaaatatgtattaatatattttttaaaaaataatgccACTTTTCTAAAGTgactgaaaatttaattaaaaaattgttGATTTTTAGGAATATATGATGCATGAGAAGAATTTTTAATGTCTTAAATTGTAAAGTTAatgattttaaaattcttaaaatatgtagcattataattatttttttatatgagatgagataaaattttaataattaaatttaaaattatttaaataaaaaattttatttagtataataagttaatttttatgtaattaaaaattaaaaattaaaaattaaaaaaaaggtatACTACTTGATAATTTTTTAAACATTCTTTTAAGTTAAGTAAAAGTATTTTTTAAAACTcagctctttatatatatatatatatatacacataactattattaatttatcatttGATGCCTTTCTACATGTTAGAAGTTTCGTTTCCCTTGATAGATCTTTTATAAATTCTTCTATACATGTATATTCTATTACTTATTTTCATCCAAGTATGACATCAAACttagattaaaaaataaaatagcaTAAAAGGTATTGACCCCATAAAAATATTACACTAATTATATGGTATGATTAATgaaaaagatagaaataaaactagATATAATGAAGCCATAAATTCAAGTACTATTTTACAATAAATTCATCTCTTTTAAGAACACGATCAACCAGAAATCGAAGAAGAACAGCATATATATATTCCATTACTAGCTAGTTTAGTTCCCCATCCGATCCACTTCAATCTTGTAGTCAACTCCAGTAAATTGATCATGTTCTTTATACAACTTGATAGTGTCACCCACTCTGAGACTCCTGTAACGAACAAATGGGAGCCAAGTCCCTGAAGACAGAATAGGCTTTGGGTGCCCATTTCTGCGAATGGAACACTGAAAGCTCCAAAAATAACCTCTATCATCCTTGGCTTCAATATAAAAGTGATGACTGTCTCCAAAACTCGGCAAATGTGTCAGAGCCTTTGTAGGGACTGCTAGCTTCTTCTCAACATCTATTTTGGTTAATGACTTGCAGAATATGGGCAGTGAGGAGGAGGAGTTTGGGTGACTCGAAGCTGAAGATGAGGGCATGTTTACTTTGATGGAAGATTTGTATAGTCTATGATCGGGGTTATAATTTTCTCCTTATATAGAGGATGAGAGTGGAGAGAACCTTTGCCATTTCTATTTTGTAGTTTTAATctttataattaaaaaagaagTTGGTCTGGAAAGTCTACTGAAACTAATTTGTCAAAAATGGCGGCttacaagttttatgaagacaaaAATAGCggcttacatgttttattaagTGGGTACCTGCATGCAGAAAATTAAGTCATGATAAGGAGTTTTGAGTGACTTGAAGCTATTAGGGTTTTGTTTTTATGAGTATTGGATTCGATCCAATTCTAATATAATGAgttttaatagtatttaatattCGTGATCAATTCGAGttagatttaaaatttataagttaaatatttattatctgaatttatttatataaatatttaattaaatataaaatatatattttttataataatattatatatttttatataaaataaaattaaaatattttataacattattaagtttttaaaatataaatgattaataaaaataattttttatataaatttttaattaaaatatataacattaaattagttctaatatttttcaaataataataattattatttttgaaataaatttaaataattgaaaataaattttaattaaatttaaaataagatGGAATTTAGAGAATATGAATTGAACACAAGTAAAGGAATTTTCgtggattttaaatttttttataaaaaatatatatatattataattatctaATAACGAGtcacataaaaaattaattaattaacagttttttttttttatatgtgtCAATTAATTATTGACCATTATAtgtcaaatgatgatatgaaatAGATATACTGTAAAATTACTCGAGACAGAGAGGATGAGAGAACGTTTGTCATTGGTAGTTTTAAACTTTTATGATATATGTTTTAGTTAGCCCGGAAAGTCTAATGAAACTTTGTCATAAATTGTAGGCGATGGTGCGTGGCTGCCTGCTGCAAGTTTCACTTTCATTTAATGGATATGGATATTGTCACTATACAACATGATAGATTATTATTTCAAAATATCctagttttaatttaatataaacatTATTTATTAGGAACAAGTGTTTCCTCTTATTGGAAATTATAAATCTcgctttaattattttcttttacaataaaaattttatcttaaatattaaatattacctATAATAAGAGTTTCCTCAATATCTATATAAGGAGTCAAAATCTCTATATTtaagtatattattttctttaattaactctatattttaaataagacTCATATTAACTTAAGTATTAAAGAGATTATCTAAATTAATCCATTTAATATTCTCTCTTATCTTATAGGTATATACTCACAAAAAAATATTCAAGAACAATATTAGTGACGCCATCTGTGAGTATATTGTTTGAATTATAATGAGTTTTATTTTTAAACATATAACAATTCTTACtttaaattatgatattttattttttattaattaattacatgttaatatataattaatgcaAATAGTTGATTTTGTTTTAATTGAACttcaactaaaatttaaattttttaaccgTATAGTTTTGAAAACAATTAGTatcattatttaaaaattcatagaTTATAAATAGTTAAATAATGATATTCACTTGGCAAATGTATCATATTTTAATTAGGTTTAATCATAAAACAAatcaattttttataaaatttaattttaaatcgaTGGTTTCGATTTCAATAGTTTAAACTAAATTGAtcaatttaacttcatttttatTCAACTAATccaattaattaaagttaaaaaataatatcttattattaaaataaaaaatatttttctccctttacttcttatttatttatatatatatatatatatattagttctcTCATCTAAATATAAAGAGTGTGAAAAGTTTTAGGTTCGAGTATTCCCTTCGTCACCTTTATGTATATAATTAAAAAGGAAAGGGAGAATTATATACAATGAAGCCATTAATTCAAGTACGATATTACAATAACCTTATCTCTTTCAAAAACACGatcagcaagaaaatcaaggaaAAAACATCATCACATATATTTTCCAATATTAGTTTAGTTCTCTATCTCCACTTAAATCTTGTACTCAACTCCTGTGAACTGATCATGCTTTTTATACAACTTGATGGTGTCACCAACTGTAACGAACAAATTGGAGCCAAGTCCTTGAAGAAAGAATAGGCTTTGGGTGCCATTTCTGCCAATGGAACATTGAAAGCTCCAAAAATAACCTATATAATCCTTGGCTTTAGACCTGGCTATTGGTTTCGGTCCAGTTTCAATTCGAAATCGATGGTTCCTTGATACTTAGAGGTTTGAATCAGAATTAGTCCGAATTCAGATGATTTGAATTGTTTTTGGTTCAATTGCAGTTTTGAACCGATTCTGATTTGATTTTGAAGCAGTTCTAGTTTTGGTTTTTGACGGTTACAATTCTAGTTAGTCCTAGTCTAGTCCAGTTTGAGATGATTTCTGtccaattttgattttaatttcaatgtcaatatgaattttgaattaatatttttaaaaagatttaaattcaacaaaattataaataaaagatgaaaattcatttttaattaactaATGTCCAATAAAATACACTATATATTTTAAATCAAACAAAAGAATTTATCATTGTGATATTCTTCCATCCCAATCCTCCATTTCATCTAATTTATAATACAAATAATTtctcataaataaattaaaaaatctatgaaaattttaatttctacaTCAACATATCATGCATCAATATAACATTTTAACTCATAAAaattaaacttaaaatgaaatttccttttaaatatttcttcACCTTAAACACCCATGAACATATTTTTTAATCCATTAAACtctaatgaaattaaaaaaaaaaaactaaaatatgctaattaatttaaaaaaattatagaaattattatgTACCTTATTTGAGAATAGTCTAAGAATTAAATATGCTCAAATTCATCTGTataatttaagaaaaatattaaaacttgtaattttaaaaatttcaaatcgaatatacaaatttaaaatatgataattaacttcaaaaatttataaaaatatttgagaatggttcaaaaattaaagatgctcaATCATCCACATTATCTAggaaaaatgttttaaaaaattatatatattttttaaatttcaaataggACTAAAAATCTAAATatgctaattaattttaaaaatatataaaaattattgtgtacCTTATTTAAGAGTAGTTcaagaattataaaaaaaaaaaaaaaaaaaaactctgttTTCACTAGAAGTTCCTTAATCTACTTACCTCCAACCAAACAGTGCTTATTTTCCACAAGCAAAACGATGCGTGGAAGACATTTGGATTTAATGAAACGGCGCACTTTTGGGTGAATCAAACTAAAAAGCAAAACGGTGTGCTTCATAAACAAAAGCGTCGAAGCTAAAGAAACGAAGGGAGACCCAAAACAGAGTTCAAGTAATCAGGAAGAAACTGAAGGCGGGTAAATTAATTACCAAATTGATTAGCTGGCATCAGTTATTTTTTCGTAGTTTACTGCtttgtttatttaaaaaaaaataataatttatatataaaaatatttttttataaaaataattttttaaaaaaattttttcaatacaaatattttcattatttaattataatatttaattaataatatattttatttcatatatatgtatatataaatatttttatattttaataaaattattaaaatttgaaaaataaatttctcttttattttttttaaaaataatttaattttttatttaattaaaaaaatattttttattaattaattttttcaatattttaattcacTTTTTATATCCCTcagaatatttttttattaaatatgttaatAAGTTGCCATCTTGTGGAACCCATACTCACTTTCTCGTACTAAATGACTAAATGCCTGCCAACATCCTACAAAACTTTCCCagcataattaaaagaaaattattctgGTCCACGGGCCgtgggaaatttttttttttttaatttaactattaaaatattattcaaaataatatgttaaattctctGATCCTTCCTTTCCTTATTTCCATTATGAGCTTTTTAGAATAGCTACTGGTGAATATTTTCACCGGTAattacttattttttttttatgtatttttttttataataatatctgAATTAATATTTTTTGGTAGGTATCTATATTTGTCCTTAATATATTATTGTTGATGGATTTAAGTTTTGTTACCTCCTTTAGAAGGATTTATTGTCTAACTTAGGGTTTTATATTTCCTCCCTTATAAGAATTGTTATTTTCTCTAGTGCAAATATTTTGTTTGTTTAATCATATAATTATTAATAGATAgtgtttgttttgttattttagtagGAGTACAATAATAAGTAGTgtagattttttttcttcatgatatcAAAGTTTGATTTTCAGATCGGACTCATAGAAAGATTATGGAGTCCAACAATAGTAGATTATCACAAAATAGTGTATGCTTCTAGTCGAATGGCTAAATTAAATGATATAAATACAATCAAAtcctttaaattaaaataattgctATTATATTTTGTGCGTGTGATTTATCTTAAATTTACTTATGCAA includes:
- the LOC110649213 gene encoding ATP phosphoribosyltransferase 2, chloroplastic, with the translated sequence MSISPLQPKVQQCAAASLSYSTSLFPSSSSFRIITLRPSISSLRPVVCRFSQSQASVVDGRIDTRVSERNEVRLGLPSKGRMASDTLDLLKDCQLSVKQVNPRQYVAEIPQLSNLEVWFQRPKDIVRKLLSGDLDLGIVGFDTVSEYGKGNEDLILVHDALEYGDCRLSFAIPNYGIFENVKSMRELAQMPQWTAEKPLRVATGFTYLGPKFMKENGLEHVIFSTADGALEAAPAMGIADAILDLVSSGTTLRENNLKEIEGGVVLESQAVLVASRKSLMQQKGALDTTHEILERLEAHLRAIGQFTVTANMRGSSADEVAERVLSQPSLSGLQGPTVSPVYCKRDGKVSPDYYAIVICVPKKALYKSVQQLRAIGGSGVLISPLTYIFDEETPRWRQLLSKLGL